From a single Chloroflexota bacterium genomic region:
- a CDS encoding lyase translates to MEIREFPVPRGSAPHDVAPALDGGVWYTAQATGALGWLNPATGETRHVQLARPGERSAPHGVIVGPDGAPWITDGGLNAIVRVDPATSEVRRFPLPPEHAAANLNTATFDRQGVLWFTGQNGVYGRLNPADGAMSAWKSPRGNGPYGITATPSGEVYYASLAGSHIARIDTETGVATPIDPPTPRQGARRVWSDSEGRIWVSEWLSGQVSLYDPASESWRAWKLPGSAPMTYAVYVHDDGTVWLTDFGGNALVRFDPSSESFEVLPHAAPNANVRQLLGRPGEVWGAASGQDRLVVVYTR, encoded by the coding sequence GTGGAGATCCGCGAGTTCCCGGTGCCGCGTGGCTCCGCGCCGCACGACGTTGCCCCGGCCCTGGACGGCGGCGTCTGGTACACCGCCCAGGCAACGGGCGCGCTTGGCTGGCTCAACCCGGCCACGGGCGAGACGCGCCACGTGCAGCTTGCCCGTCCCGGCGAGCGCTCGGCTCCGCATGGCGTGATCGTCGGGCCGGACGGCGCGCCCTGGATCACCGACGGCGGCCTGAACGCCATCGTCCGCGTCGATCCGGCTACCAGCGAGGTCCGTCGCTTCCCGCTGCCGCCCGAGCATGCTGCCGCGAACCTGAACACCGCCACCTTCGACCGCCAGGGCGTCCTCTGGTTCACCGGCCAGAACGGCGTCTACGGCAGGCTCAACCCGGCCGATGGCGCGATGTCCGCCTGGAAGTCGCCGCGCGGCAACGGCCCGTACGGCATCACCGCCACGCCGTCCGGCGAGGTCTACTACGCGTCGCTGGCTGGCAGCCATATCGCCCGCATCGACACCGAGACGGGCGTGGCGACGCCCATCGACCCGCCGACGCCGCGCCAGGGCGCGCGACGGGTCTGGTCCGACAGCGAGGGCCGGATCTGGGTCAGCGAATGGCTGTCCGGGCAGGTCAGCCTCTACGACCCTGCCTCCGAAAGCTGGCGGGCCTGGAAGCTGCCCGGTTCCGCACCGATGACGTACGCCGTCTACGTCCACGACGATGGCACCGTCTGGCTGACCGACTTCGGTGGGAACGCGTTGGTCCGCTTCGACCCGTCCTCCGAGTCGTTCGAGGTGCTGCCGCACGCCGCGCCGAACGCCAACGTTCGGCAGCTGCTGGGCCGGCCCGGCGAGGTCTGGGGGGCGGCGTCGGGGCAGGACCGGCTGGTGGTGGTGTACACGCGGTAG
- a CDS encoding DMT family transporter, with product MTPTVSLALAGTVLLWASLFVATRAALPYYGPDHLMLLRFLCASATLGAVAVVSRPRLPTLRDLPVLAASGLLGITLCNLGVTYGARTVTAGSASMLASLGPVFSAILAVAFLHERLRRWGWAGIGVSFAGVAVIALGEGGGVRLEPGAGLLALGALAQGVSFVVQKSAFGRYGPVALISYTIWIGTLPMLLFAPGLVETIAAAPLHATVSVVYLGVVAGAFAQCIWAYALSKIPASRAASFLYLIPGLAVVFGWAYLGEMPSWLSLLGGGLTLAGVVLVNTLGRDQPAASAVPAPNPSDEDRPTAARRASGLTARP from the coding sequence ATGACCCCAACGGTTAGTCTGGCGCTCGCGGGGACCGTGCTGCTGTGGGCGTCGCTGTTCGTGGCGACGCGCGCGGCGCTGCCGTACTACGGCCCGGACCACCTGATGCTGCTGCGGTTCCTGTGCGCCTCGGCGACGCTCGGGGCGGTGGCCGTCGTCAGCAGGCCGCGCCTTCCGACGCTGCGGGATCTGCCGGTGCTGGCTGCCAGCGGCCTGCTCGGGATCACCCTCTGCAACCTCGGCGTGACCTACGGAGCGCGGACCGTGACGGCCGGCTCGGCCAGCATGCTGGCGAGCCTCGGCCCCGTCTTCTCCGCGATCCTCGCCGTGGCCTTCCTCCACGAGCGACTGCGCCGGTGGGGCTGGGCCGGTATCGGGGTCAGTTTCGCCGGGGTGGCTGTTATCGCGCTGGGCGAGGGCGGCGGAGTGCGCCTGGAGCCTGGAGCGGGCCTGCTGGCGCTCGGGGCGCTGGCGCAGGGCGTCTCGTTCGTGGTGCAGAAGTCGGCGTTCGGGCGGTACGGCCCCGTGGCGCTGATCAGCTACACGATCTGGATCGGGACGCTGCCGATGCTCCTCTTCGCGCCGGGGCTGGTGGAGACCATCGCCGCCGCGCCGCTCCATGCGACGGTCAGCGTGGTCTACCTGGGCGTGGTGGCCGGAGCGTTCGCGCAGTGCATCTGGGCGTACGCGCTCTCGAAGATTCCGGCCTCGCGCGCGGCCAGCTTTCTCTACCTGATCCCTGGGCTGGCCGTCGTCTTCGGCTGGGCCTACCTTGGCGAGATGCCGTCCTGGCTGTCACTGCTGGGCGGTGGGCTGACGCTGGCCGGCGTGGTGCTGGTCAACACCCTCGGGCGCGACCAGCCCGCTGCATCGGCTGTCCCGGCTCCGAACCCGTCTGACGAGGACCGCCCCACCGCTGCACGCCGAGCGTCAGGGCTGACAGCCCGTCCCTGA
- a CDS encoding thiamine pyrophosphate-binding protein, translated as MTVGARTGPQGHTGASAVVAALEERGVEYLFGVPGHGAYPIYGALTRGSSVRPIVGRNEQGVSFIADAWSWVSNQVAVATSVPECGFTNSSTGVWQATEDGERMLFILEHDPMHEPIARSVAIHYAQANSAEEIGPTFHRLMDLLETGRPGGAVLEIPQRVLVGPAERLGARPARPKHAVVDPSALDEAASLLSKAQRPVIVAGRAVVAAGAEGALRQLAEKLQAPVFADRNAKGALPEDHPLALGYTWSPTSVSEELLKQADVVLAIGPRELAATGARSAEQIGQQLIHLDWEPGDEAAPARLKLAGHVGDALSDLAELVSGRKTPAFPTEALDAIREGPWRYAEGRVPWALDFFRNLQTALPKDVLFFTDSMVGLWVFRLLKAYQGRSYRFGWGNGSGTLGYGFPGGIGAKLAEPSREVVCIAGDGAALYNPQELATLNLYGMKVTYIVCNDDCYGAVRDNLNEGYGVPIGHELVNPDFMKLADAFGMRGIRAETPAGIGAALQEALAGDRSTLIEVPLELRPGRY; from the coding sequence GTGACGGTCGGAGCGCGCACAGGGCCGCAGGGGCACACCGGGGCGAGTGCTGTCGTCGCGGCGCTCGAAGAGCGGGGCGTCGAGTACCTCTTTGGCGTCCCCGGCCACGGCGCCTATCCGATCTACGGCGCGCTCACGCGCGGATCGAGCGTCCGGCCGATCGTCGGGCGCAACGAGCAGGGCGTCTCGTTCATTGCCGATGCGTGGTCGTGGGTCAGCAATCAGGTGGCGGTCGCGACGAGCGTCCCCGAGTGCGGCTTCACCAACTCGTCGACCGGCGTCTGGCAGGCGACCGAGGACGGCGAGCGGATGCTCTTCATCCTCGAACACGACCCGATGCACGAGCCGATTGCCCGCTCCGTGGCGATCCACTACGCCCAGGCCAACAGCGCCGAGGAGATCGGGCCGACCTTCCACCGGCTGATGGATCTGCTGGAGACCGGCCGCCCCGGCGGCGCGGTACTGGAGATCCCACAGCGGGTGCTGGTCGGGCCAGCCGAGCGGCTCGGGGCGCGGCCAGCCCGCCCGAAGCACGCGGTTGTCGATCCGAGCGCCCTCGACGAGGCCGCCAGCCTGCTCTCAAAGGCGCAGCGGCCGGTCATCGTGGCGGGACGGGCAGTGGTGGCAGCCGGCGCCGAGGGGGCGCTGCGTCAGCTTGCCGAGAAGCTCCAGGCGCCGGTCTTCGCGGATCGGAACGCCAAGGGCGCGCTGCCGGAGGATCATCCGCTGGCGCTCGGCTACACCTGGAGCCCGACCTCCGTCTCGGAAGAGCTGTTGAAACAGGCGGACGTGGTGCTGGCCATCGGGCCGCGCGAGCTGGCGGCCACCGGCGCCCGTTCGGCCGAGCAGATCGGTCAGCAGTTGATCCACCTGGACTGGGAGCCGGGCGACGAGGCCGCGCCCGCCCGCCTGAAGCTGGCCGGGCACGTCGGGGACGCCCTCAGCGATCTCGCGGAGCTGGTCTCGGGGCGCAAGACCCCAGCCTTCCCGACCGAGGCGCTGGACGCCATCCGCGAAGGGCCGTGGCGGTACGCCGAGGGGCGGGTGCCGTGGGCGCTCGACTTCTTCCGCAACCTCCAGACGGCCCTGCCAAAGGATGTCCTCTTCTTCACCGACTCGATGGTCGGCCTGTGGGTTTTCCGGCTGCTGAAGGCGTACCAGGGCCGCTCGTATCGGTTCGGCTGGGGCAACGGCAGCGGGACGCTCGGGTACGGCTTCCCTGGCGGCATCGGCGCGAAGCTGGCCGAGCCGAGCCGCGAGGTGGTCTGCATCGCGGGCGACGGCGCGGCGCTCTACAACCCGCAGGAGCTGGCGACGCTCAACCTGTACGGCATGAAGGTGACGTACATCGTCTGCAACGACGACTGCTACGGCGCGGTCCGCGACAACCTGAACGAGGGGTACGGCGTGCCCATCGGGCACGAGCTGGTCAACCCTGACTTCATGAAGCTGGCCGATGCGTTCGGGATGCGCGGCATCCGCGCCGAGACGCCGGCCGGCATCGGGGCAGCATTGCAGGAAGCACTGGCCGGCGACCGCTCCACCCTGATCGAGGTGCCGCTGGAGCTGCGCCCTGGCCGGTACTGA
- a CDS encoding MmgE/PrpD family protein, whose product MSTSNASATANGSVSEVWSERFLSTAFDDLPPDVVTLAKRVLLDYLGVAIGGASMPMAQIATAYFVELGGKPEASLLLDTRRLPGIHAALVNGVYGHTLDMDDGHRMAAGHPGVATLPAALAAAEIHQASGPDLLRALVCGYEVFVRIGAFLNPAHLKRGYHTSATVAPFAAALAAGLLMGLDRARLARALGLAGVQGAGLMEVFHDGAMAKPFQVARGSAAGLLAADLAAQGALGPRSVLEGTQGFLAAMCGERDPAPLLAGLGPDDPAPDWAIRGVYFKLYAACRHTHAAVDAARALRDDYQLTPDDVQSVVVRTYAVADQLCGATALPSGPSEAKFSLPYTVALGLTVGHAGPSTFAQEQVEDATLRSLASRVRVEIDPAIEAQYPSTRPAALDLTTRDGRLLQAEVSIARGEPEVPLTQADVEVKFLDNAVPVLGEAQAREIIAEVGALETRRSCQRLFDLLAGRASLVGAPS is encoded by the coding sequence ATGAGCACGTCGAACGCCAGCGCCACGGCCAACGGCAGTGTCTCCGAAGTCTGGAGCGAGCGCTTCCTCTCGACCGCGTTCGACGATCTGCCACCCGATGTGGTGACGCTGGCAAAGCGGGTGCTGCTGGACTACCTCGGGGTGGCCATCGGCGGGGCCAGCATGCCGATGGCCCAGATCGCCACGGCCTACTTCGTGGAGTTGGGTGGCAAGCCAGAGGCCAGCCTGCTGCTGGATACACGCCGCCTGCCAGGTATCCATGCGGCCCTGGTCAACGGCGTCTACGGGCACACGCTGGATATGGACGACGGCCACCGGATGGCGGCCGGGCATCCGGGCGTGGCAACCCTCCCGGCCGCGCTCGCCGCCGCCGAGATCCACCAGGCCAGCGGCCCCGATCTCCTGCGCGCCCTCGTCTGCGGCTACGAGGTCTTCGTGCGGATCGGGGCGTTCCTCAATCCCGCCCACCTGAAACGCGGCTACCACACCTCGGCCACGGTGGCGCCGTTCGCGGCGGCGCTGGCGGCCGGCCTGCTGATGGGGCTGGATCGGGCGCGGCTGGCACGAGCGCTCGGGCTGGCCGGCGTGCAGGGGGCCGGCCTGATGGAAGTCTTCCACGACGGCGCGATGGCGAAGCCGTTCCAGGTGGCGCGGGGCAGTGCGGCCGGCCTGCTAGCCGCTGACCTGGCTGCTCAGGGCGCGCTGGGGCCACGCTCGGTGCTGGAGGGCACGCAGGGCTTCCTGGCGGCGATGTGCGGCGAGCGCGATCCTGCGCCGTTGCTGGCTGGCCTCGGTCCGGACGATCCCGCGCCGGACTGGGCCATCCGAGGCGTCTACTTCAAGCTGTACGCGGCCTGCCGCCACACCCATGCCGCCGTGGACGCCGCCCGCGCCCTGCGCGACGACTATCAGTTGACTCCTGACGACGTGCAGTCCGTCGTCGTGCGGACCTACGCCGTGGCCGACCAGTTGTGTGGCGCGACGGCCCTCCCCAGCGGTCCGTCCGAGGCGAAGTTCAGCCTGCCGTACACCGTGGCGCTCGGGCTGACGGTCGGGCACGCCGGGCCATCCACCTTCGCCCAGGAGCAGGTCGAGGACGCGACGCTGCGATCCCTGGCCTCGCGGGTGCGCGTCGAGATCGACCCGGCCATCGAGGCGCAGTATCCGAGCACGCGCCCGGCCGCGCTCGACCTGACCACGCGCGACGGCCGGCTGCTCCAGGCGGAGGTGTCCATCGCGCGGGGCGAGCCGGAAGTGCCGCTGACCCAGGCGGACGTCGAAGTGAAGTTCCTCGACAACGCCGTGCCCGTCCTGGGGGAGGCGCAGGCCCGCGAGATCATCGCTGAAGTGGGGGCGCTCGAGACGCGCCGCTCCTGCCAGCGCCTGTTTGACCTGCTGGCCGGCCGCGCGAGCCTCGTCGGAGCGCCATCCTGA
- a CDS encoding Zn-dependent alcohol dehydrogenase, which yields MPRAAVMYAPNTPFQIVDVDVAPPRHGEALVKVAASGVCHSNLHFMHGAIPSPFPIIFGEEGIGVVEAVGPGVTTVAPGDHVIMLFRAHCGTCFYCVRGRPTLCDFGAPIRSSGRLVDGTSRFRHGDREVFHFAGVSSFSEYSVVPEQGLLKIRNDVPLDVAVLIACSVTSGAGPLLFGMPVEAGSSVLIIGAGGVGLNAVQGALLAAANPIVVADIVPAKLELAKRLGATHTIDARTEDVVAVTKSLTDGRGVDYALEVIGRTETMQTAFDATRKGGTMLIIGLCGPDVRWPISPLAMVTQEKTIRGTTYGAVNIRKDVPILLDLYLAGRLKLDELISRRFRLDEINEAFAMLERGEMARGVIIYE from the coding sequence ATGCCCCGCGCCGCCGTGATGTATGCCCCGAACACGCCGTTCCAGATCGTGGATGTCGACGTGGCCCCGCCCCGCCACGGTGAGGCCCTGGTGAAGGTCGCGGCGAGCGGCGTCTGCCACAGCAACCTGCACTTCATGCACGGTGCGATCCCCTCCCCCTTCCCGATCATCTTCGGCGAGGAGGGCATCGGCGTGGTGGAAGCCGTCGGGCCGGGCGTCACCACCGTCGCCCCGGGCGATCACGTCATCATGCTGTTCCGCGCCCACTGCGGCACGTGCTTCTACTGCGTGCGCGGCCGGCCGACCCTCTGCGACTTCGGCGCACCGATCCGCTCGTCGGGCCGCCTCGTGGACGGCACCTCGCGCTTCCGCCACGGCGATCGGGAGGTCTTCCACTTCGCTGGCGTCTCCTCGTTCAGCGAGTACAGCGTGGTGCCGGAGCAGGGCCTTCTGAAGATCCGCAACGACGTCCCACTGGACGTGGCCGTCCTGATCGCCTGCAGCGTCACCTCGGGGGCCGGGCCGCTGCTGTTCGGGATGCCGGTGGAGGCCGGCAGCAGCGTGCTGATCATCGGGGCGGGCGGCGTCGGGCTGAACGCCGTCCAGGGCGCGCTGCTGGCCGCCGCCAACCCGATCGTCGTGGCCGATATCGTGCCGGCCAAACTGGAGCTGGCAAAGCGGCTCGGCGCGACGCACACCATCGACGCGCGCACCGAGGACGTGGTCGCCGTCACGAAGTCGCTGACGGACGGGCGCGGCGTGGACTACGCTCTCGAGGTGATCGGGCGCACCGAGACGATGCAGACGGCGTTCGACGCCACCCGCAAGGGCGGCACCATGCTCATCATCGGGCTGTGCGGCCCGGACGTGCGCTGGCCGATCAGCCCGTTGGCGATGGTCACCCAGGAGAAGACGATCCGCGGGACCACCTACGGCGCGGTGAACATCCGCAAGGACGTGCCGATCCTCCTGGACCTGTACCTGGCCGGGCGGTTGAAGCTGGACGAGCTGATCAGCCGCCGCTTCAGGCTGGACGAGATCAACGAGGCGTTCGCGATGCTGGAGCGCGGCGAGATGGCACGCGGTGTGATCATCTACGAGTAG